Proteins encoded together in one Thermomonospora curvata DSM 43183 window:
- a CDS encoding Imm7 family immunity protein: protein MTGSGPPRRPAGCGMCQYTGWVVLCDSTYEPESDRLAEAVRRVREFIDGITWVNGFIDLRYMNGEPFVTVAGNTNRPGSAADDLHRLWELICRVGPGPYGLVYEWDDETQEWPGPRAFKVHGDPERPDHRARRPVPFSHGPADRGPLTGTGRFTSEPSGRASPASAQAGLARRPAFGNVPSEPGGLPLHLFLPVAQDAEATARYRDLPGRGIVPAATSPFRPAETAC from the coding sequence ATGACCGGCTCCGGCCCGCCGCGCCGACCGGCGGGATGCGGGATGTGCCAGTACACCGGCTGGGTCGTGCTCTGCGATTCCACTTACGAGCCGGAAAGCGACCGCCTCGCCGAAGCGGTCCGCCGGGTCCGGGAATTCATCGATGGAATCACCTGGGTCAACGGTTTCATCGACCTGCGTTACATGAACGGCGAGCCGTTCGTCACGGTCGCCGGGAACACCAACCGTCCGGGTTCGGCGGCAGACGATCTGCACCGGCTTTGGGAACTGATCTGCCGGGTGGGACCGGGCCCCTATGGGTTGGTGTACGAATGGGACGACGAAACACAGGAATGGCCGGGTCCCCGCGCCTTCAAAGTGCACGGTGATCCGGAGAGGCCGGATCACCGTGCACGGCGACCCGTTCCTTTCTCCCACGGTCCCGCTGATCGAGGACCCTTGACCGGGACGGGCCGCTTCACAAGTGAGCCTTCCGGTCGTGCGAGCCCGGCCTCAGCACAGGCCGGGCTCGCACGGCGACCGGCCTTCGGGAACGTCCCGTCCGAGCCGGGAGGCCTGCCATTGCACCTTTTTCTACCTGTGGCCCAAGACGCCGAGGCAACAGCCCGGTACCGTGACCTTCCAGGTCGCGGCATCGTCCCGGCTGCAACGTCCCCGTTTCGACCTGCGGAGACGGCGTGTTGA
- a CDS encoding NmrA family NAD(P)-binding protein, whose amino-acid sequence MTILVTGATGNVGRPLVEQLLAAGHRVRALTRDPAKADLPAGAEAVAGNLADTDTLVAAFDGVTAAHLITFDAATYGPLTNGAEIVELACKAGVRHVTLLAGDVDKSPLEQAVQASTLHWTRLAPVEFMSNTLEWAESIRTEGLVREGFPTARSALVHDADIAAVAAVALTEDGHHGKEYWITGPQALTIPERVQIIGQVLGRDIRYVELTQEEVIARWRQEGYSDDDIGFFLQMRTNPPEAGRTVLPTVQEVTGKPARTFAQWVKENAAAFTA is encoded by the coding sequence ATGACCATCTTGGTGACCGGTGCGACCGGTAATGTCGGACGTCCCCTGGTGGAGCAACTGCTGGCCGCCGGGCACCGCGTGCGCGCCCTGACCCGCGACCCGGCCAAAGCGGACCTGCCCGCCGGAGCCGAAGCCGTGGCCGGCAACCTGGCCGACACCGACACCCTGGTCGCCGCCTTCGACGGCGTGACCGCCGCCCACCTGATCACCTTCGACGCCGCCACCTACGGGCCCCTCACCAACGGCGCGGAAATCGTGGAGCTGGCCTGTAAGGCCGGCGTCCGCCACGTCACCCTGCTGGCCGGCGATGTGGACAAAAGCCCCCTGGAGCAGGCGGTGCAAGCCTCCACTCTGCACTGGACCCGCCTGGCCCCGGTGGAGTTCATGTCCAACACCCTGGAGTGGGCCGAGTCCATCCGCACCGAAGGATTGGTCCGCGAAGGCTTCCCCACCGCCCGCAGCGCCCTGGTGCACGACGCCGACATCGCCGCCGTCGCCGCCGTCGCCCTCACCGAAGACGGCCACCACGGCAAGGAGTACTGGATCACCGGCCCCCAGGCCCTGACCATCCCCGAACGGGTGCAGATCATCGGCCAGGTCCTCGGCCGCGACATCCGCTATGTGGAACTGACCCAGGAGGAGGTCATCGCCCGCTGGCGGCAGGAGGGCTACTCCGATGACGACATCGGGTTCTTCCTGCAGATGCGCACCAACCCGCCCGAGGCCGGCCGCACCGTCCTGCCCACCGTGCAGGAGGTCACCGGCAAACCCGCCCGCACCTTCGCCCAGTGGGTGAAGGAGAACGCCGCCGCCTTCACCGCCTGA
- a CDS encoding GNAT family N-acetyltransferase, whose protein sequence is MVHDVRLRPAEPADYDAIVAVMDDWWGRPVRAALPRLFLDHFHRTSIVAEHDGDLVGFLSPSAPEVAYIHFVGVDPRFRGRGLARRMYRRFFELARSDGRSVVQAITSPHNHGSIAFHTALGFTVTGPVPGYNGPSADRVVFRLDLDDPRPPANRG, encoded by the coding sequence ATGGTCCACGACGTCCGGCTGCGACCGGCCGAGCCCGCCGACTACGACGCCATCGTCGCCGTCATGGACGACTGGTGGGGGCGTCCGGTCCGGGCCGCCCTCCCCCGGTTGTTCCTCGACCACTTCCACCGCACGAGCATCGTGGCCGAGCACGACGGCGACCTGGTGGGGTTCCTGTCGCCCTCGGCTCCGGAGGTCGCCTACATCCACTTCGTCGGCGTCGATCCCCGCTTCCGGGGCCGGGGGCTGGCCCGCCGCATGTACCGGAGGTTCTTCGAACTCGCCCGCTCCGACGGCCGTTCCGTGGTGCAGGCGATCACCTCCCCGCACAACCACGGCTCGATCGCCTTCCACACCGCCCTGGGGTTCACCGTCACCGGTCCCGTCCCCGGCTACAACGGCCCGTCGGCCGACCGGGTCGTGTTCCGGCTCGACCTCGACGATCCCCGCCCGCCGGCGAACCGGGGGTGA
- a CDS encoding SIMPL domain-containing protein: MTASVKSAPDLARLKLAGNVTEKTPREAFEAGQAGVAGLRRVLRDHGIPDGRVSSSRLKLSSAYQYQDGVHKMVGCTCEAAFTVETGDLDGLQQLLIDVVDAGVNRVEGVEFDVTAKGELRAEARRAAVRAARAKAELYAEAAGVRLGEVVHIEDVNPDDPLPNERYRSHGAVSGHSDEDLAPGQIVVSAAVVLGFSLAGPRT; the protein is encoded by the coding sequence GTGACCGCCAGCGTGAAGTCGGCTCCCGACCTGGCGCGTCTCAAACTGGCCGGCAACGTGACGGAAAAGACCCCCAGGGAGGCGTTCGAGGCGGGGCAGGCCGGTGTGGCGGGGCTGCGCCGGGTGCTGCGCGACCACGGCATCCCCGACGGCCGCGTCTCCTCCTCACGGCTCAAGCTCAGCAGCGCCTACCAGTACCAGGACGGCGTCCACAAGATGGTCGGCTGCACCTGTGAGGCCGCCTTCACCGTCGAGACCGGCGACCTGGACGGCCTGCAGCAGCTGCTCATCGACGTCGTGGACGCCGGGGTCAACCGGGTGGAGGGGGTCGAGTTCGACGTCACCGCCAAGGGCGAACTGCGCGCCGAGGCCCGCCGCGCGGCCGTGCGCGCGGCCCGCGCCAAGGCCGAACTGTACGCCGAGGCGGCGGGCGTCCGGCTGGGCGAGGTGGTGCACATCGAGGACGTCAACCCCGACGATCCCCTCCCCAACGAGCGCTACCGGAGCCACGGCGCGGTCAGCGGTCACAGCGACGAGGACCTGGCGCCCGGCCAGATCGTCGTCTCCGCCGCGGTCGTCCTCGGCTTCTCCCTGGCGGGCCCGCGCACCTGA
- a CDS encoding aldehyde dehydrogenase family protein produces MTVNETKPHFEPPGMLIAGEWTPAGENGQMEVRAPYDGSLVARVPAGGPRDVDRAVRAAAEALRRDDFPRFDRVRVLEQTAAALSDRRELFARAIALECAKPLKTARVEASRAVETFAFAAAEARRYAGEVIPMDATPPGSGKTGFTLRVPVGVVAAITPFNFPLNLVAHKVAPAIAAGCPVVLKPASQTPVSALLLAELLDGLGVPAGWLNVVTGGGGTVGDALATHEEVAYVTFTGSAEVGWSMAAKAPRKKVRLELGSNSPLIVDSPSDWQTAASKVSTAGYAHAGQSCISTQRVYVHHDIADDFLEELLPRVEDLRLGDPLDEHTDVSSLITRDDTERMKEWTDEAVAAGARLLTGGEALEHGIFRPTVLEGPPPQARVQCQEVFGPIVTVTRYADFEEALRLADDSRYGLQAGVFTDELGKALKAAKSLHFGGVLINDVPTSRADQQPYGGVRDSGNTREGPAYAIEEMTETRLVTLQT; encoded by the coding sequence ATGACAGTGAACGAGACCAAGCCGCACTTTGAGCCCCCGGGCATGCTCATCGCCGGAGAGTGGACGCCGGCCGGTGAGAACGGGCAGATGGAGGTCCGCGCGCCCTATGACGGCTCCCTGGTGGCGCGGGTGCCGGCGGGCGGGCCGCGCGATGTGGACCGGGCGGTGCGCGCCGCGGCCGAGGCGCTGCGGCGGGACGACTTCCCGCGCTTTGACCGGGTGCGGGTGCTGGAGCAGACCGCCGCCGCGCTCAGCGACCGCCGGGAGCTGTTCGCCAGGGCGATCGCGCTGGAGTGCGCCAAGCCGCTCAAGACCGCCCGGGTGGAGGCGTCGCGGGCGGTGGAGACGTTCGCCTTCGCCGCCGCCGAGGCCCGCCGCTACGCCGGCGAGGTGATCCCCATGGACGCCACCCCGCCGGGGTCCGGCAAGACCGGGTTCACCCTGCGCGTGCCGGTGGGGGTGGTGGCCGCGATCACCCCGTTCAACTTCCCGCTGAACCTGGTGGCGCACAAGGTCGCCCCGGCGATCGCGGCGGGCTGCCCGGTCGTCCTCAAGCCCGCCTCCCAGACGCCGGTGTCGGCGCTGCTGCTGGCCGAGCTGCTGGACGGGCTGGGCGTCCCGGCCGGCTGGCTCAACGTCGTCACCGGCGGGGGCGGCACCGTGGGCGACGCCCTGGCCACCCATGAGGAGGTCGCTTATGTGACCTTCACCGGGTCGGCGGAGGTGGGCTGGTCGATGGCGGCCAAGGCGCCGCGCAAGAAGGTGCGGCTGGAGCTGGGCTCCAACTCGCCGCTGATCGTCGATTCCCCCTCCGACTGGCAGACCGCCGCCTCCAAGGTCTCCACCGCCGGGTACGCCCACGCCGGGCAGTCGTGCATCTCCACCCAGCGCGTCTATGTGCACCACGACATCGCCGACGACTTCCTGGAGGAGCTGCTGCCGCGGGTGGAGGACCTGCGGCTGGGCGACCCGCTGGATGAGCACACCGACGTGTCGTCCCTGATCACCCGGGACGACACCGAGCGGATGAAGGAGTGGACCGACGAGGCCGTGGCCGCCGGGGCCAGGCTGCTGACCGGGGGCGAGGCCCTCGAGCACGGCATCTTCCGGCCCACGGTGCTCGAAGGGCCGCCGCCGCAGGCGCGCGTCCAGTGCCAGGAGGTCTTCGGTCCCATCGTCACCGTGACCCGCTATGCGGACTTCGAAGAGGCTCTGCGCCTGGCCGACGACTCCCGCTACGGGCTGCAGGCGGGGGTGTTCACCGACGAGCTGGGCAAGGCGCTGAAGGCCGCCAAGAGCCTGCACTTCGGCGGCGTCCTGATCAACGACGTGCCCACCAGCCGGGCCGACCAGCAGCCCTATGGGGGCGTCCGCGACTCCGGCAACACCCGTGAGGGTCCCGCCTACGCCATCGAGGAGATGACCGAGACCCGCCTGGTCACCCTCCAAACCTGA
- the pdhA gene encoding pyruvate dehydrogenase (acetyl-transferring) E1 component subunit alpha, protein MTIDSARGAPASGLQQAPPPELIQLLTPEGVRVEHPDYPLELTPEEVRALYRDLVMVRRIDMEAVALTRQGELGLWASLLGQEAAQVGSGRALGERDMVFPTYREHGVAWCRGVDPIRLLSLFRGLSNGGWDPAEHNFHLYTIVIGSQTLHATGYAMGIQRDGVLGTDKAAAAIAYFGDGATSQGDVNESFVFASVFNAPIVFFCQNNQWAISEPLEKQTRIPLYRRAQGFGFPGLRVDGNDVFACLAVTRRALEAARSGQGPTLIEAYTYRMGAHTTTDDPTRYRLEAELEAWKLKDPIERVKAYLIKNEQADAEFLAGVEEEAKQYAADLRRRCLQLPDPEPGAIFEHVYAEPHPLITEEQREYAAYLESFEDEGERS, encoded by the coding sequence GTGACCATCGACTCCGCACGCGGTGCGCCGGCCAGCGGCCTGCAACAGGCCCCGCCGCCCGAGCTCATCCAGTTGCTGACTCCCGAGGGCGTCCGGGTCGAGCACCCCGACTACCCCCTGGAGCTGACCCCCGAAGAAGTCCGCGCCCTCTACCGCGATCTGGTGATGGTCCGCCGCATCGACATGGAGGCGGTGGCGCTGACCCGCCAGGGCGAGCTCGGCCTGTGGGCGTCCCTGCTGGGGCAGGAGGCGGCGCAGGTCGGGTCGGGACGGGCGCTGGGCGAACGCGACATGGTGTTCCCGACCTACCGGGAGCACGGCGTGGCCTGGTGCCGGGGCGTGGACCCGATCCGGCTGCTGTCGCTGTTCCGGGGGCTGAGCAACGGCGGCTGGGACCCGGCCGAGCACAACTTCCACCTGTACACGATCGTCATCGGCAGCCAGACCCTGCACGCCACGGGCTACGCCATGGGCATCCAGCGGGACGGCGTGCTGGGCACCGACAAGGCCGCCGCCGCCATCGCCTACTTCGGGGATGGGGCGACCTCCCAGGGCGATGTCAACGAGTCGTTCGTGTTCGCCTCGGTGTTCAACGCCCCGATCGTGTTCTTCTGCCAGAACAACCAGTGGGCCATCTCCGAGCCGCTGGAGAAGCAGACCCGCATCCCCCTGTACCGCCGGGCCCAGGGCTTCGGCTTCCCCGGCCTGCGGGTGGACGGCAACGACGTGTTCGCCTGCCTGGCGGTCACGCGCCGGGCCCTGGAGGCCGCCCGCAGCGGCCAGGGCCCCACGCTGATCGAGGCCTACACCTACCGGATGGGCGCGCACACCACCACCGACGACCCCACCCGCTACCGGCTGGAGGCCGAGCTGGAGGCCTGGAAGCTCAAAGACCCCATCGAACGCGTCAAGGCGTACCTGATCAAAAACGAGCAGGCCGACGCCGAGTTCCTCGCCGGGGTCGAGGAGGAGGCCAAGCAGTACGCGGCCGACCTGCGCCGCCGCTGCCTGCAGCTGCCCGACCCCGAGCCCGGGGCGATCTTCGAGCACGTCTACGCCGAGCCCCACCCGCTGATCACCGAGGAGCAGCGCGAGTACGCCGCCTATCTGGAGTCGTTCGAGGACGAGGGGGAGCGGTCATGA
- a CDS encoding alpha-ketoacid dehydrogenase subunit beta — translation MTAVTQQTTTTLTMVKALNEGLRRALEDDPKVLVMGEDVGRLGGVFRVTDGLQKDFGEDRVIDTPLAESGIVGTAIGLALRGYRPVVEIQFDGFVFPAADQIITQLAKMHLRSLGAVRLPVVIRIPCGGGIGAVEHHSESPEIYFTHTAGLRVVACSNPLDAFTMIQQAVRCDDPVIFFEPKRRYWDKAAVDLAAPAESWTPLHAARVVQPGHDVTVLAYGPMVKTCLEAAAAALEEGRSLEVIDLRSLNPLDIDALTASVQRTGRCVVVHEAPVFSGYGAELAARLTERCFYHLQAPVLRVGGFSTPYPPSRLEEHYLPDLDRVLDAVDRVMEW, via the coding sequence ATGACGGCCGTCACGCAGCAGACCACGACCACGTTGACGATGGTCAAGGCCCTGAACGAGGGCCTGCGCCGGGCCTTGGAGGACGACCCCAAGGTGCTGGTGATGGGCGAGGACGTCGGCCGGCTCGGCGGGGTGTTCCGGGTGACCGACGGGCTGCAAAAAGACTTCGGCGAGGACCGGGTGATCGACACCCCTCTGGCCGAGTCGGGGATCGTGGGGACGGCGATCGGGCTGGCGCTGCGCGGCTATCGGCCGGTGGTGGAGATCCAGTTCGACGGGTTCGTGTTCCCGGCCGCCGATCAGATCATCACCCAGCTGGCCAAGATGCACCTGCGGTCGCTGGGGGCGGTGCGGCTGCCGGTGGTGATCCGCATCCCCTGCGGCGGCGGGATCGGGGCGGTGGAGCACCACAGCGAGTCCCCGGAGATCTACTTCACCCACACCGCCGGGCTGCGCGTGGTGGCCTGCTCCAACCCGCTGGACGCGTTCACGATGATCCAGCAGGCGGTGCGCTGCGACGACCCGGTGATCTTCTTCGAGCCCAAGCGGCGCTACTGGGACAAGGCCGCGGTCGATCTGGCCGCCCCCGCCGAGTCCTGGACGCCCCTGCACGCCGCCCGGGTGGTCCAGCCCGGCCATGACGTGACCGTGCTGGCCTACGGCCCGATGGTCAAGACCTGCCTGGAGGCGGCCGCGGCGGCCCTGGAGGAGGGCCGCTCGCTGGAGGTGATCGACCTGCGGTCGCTCAACCCGCTGGACATCGACGCCCTGACGGCCTCGGTGCAGCGCACCGGGCGGTGCGTGGTGGTGCACGAGGCGCCGGTGTTCTCCGGGTACGGGGCCGAGCTGGCGGCCCGGCTGACCGAACGCTGCTTCTACCACCTGCAGGCCCCGGTGCTGCGGGTCGGCGGGTTCTCCACCCCCTATCCGCCGTCCCGGCTGGAGGAGCACTACCTGCCCGACCTGGATCGGGTGCTGGACGCGGTCGACCGGGTCATGGAGTGGTGA
- a CDS encoding dihydrolipoamide acetyltransferase family protein, translating into MPEIKTFKLPDVGEGLTEAEIVRWHVHPGDRVEVNQVIVEIETAKAVVELPCPYEGTVAELLVEEGRTVEVGTPIISVSVPAGEAGESAPPPAPDGAAEPGPRQDPETGPSEPARQPVLVGYGVRPGATRRRPRKRPAAIRHARPAPAPHALAKPPVRKLARDLGVDLSTVTGTGPHGTITREDVRQAAERAATSPAPPAVERPGFAEVPQAPVHEGRGPAEMPQEAGGVPGGEAVRGLTEMPGGVLPGRQGRGPAEMPGGLAEVSAPGEARAVQEGAAGPAVPSAGGREERVPVRGVRKSTAAAMVGSAFTAPQVTEFLQVDVTETMETVRRLRELPEFAELKVTPLLLVAKALLTAVRRHPMINSSWADGGEAGDEIVVRHYVNLGIATATSRGLLVPNVKDADRLTLPELAAALGRLVEEARAGRARPADLTGGTITITNIGVFGVDAGTPILTPGEAAILAFGQIRDMPWVHQGELAVRKVTTLALTFDHRIVDGELGSAVLRDIGAMLENPLRLLAWS; encoded by the coding sequence ATGCCCGAGATCAAGACGTTCAAGCTGCCGGACGTGGGCGAGGGCCTGACCGAGGCCGAGATCGTCCGCTGGCATGTGCACCCGGGCGACCGGGTCGAGGTCAACCAGGTCATCGTGGAGATCGAGACCGCCAAGGCCGTGGTGGAGCTGCCCTGCCCGTATGAGGGCACGGTCGCCGAGCTGCTGGTGGAGGAGGGCCGCACGGTCGAGGTGGGCACCCCCATCATCTCCGTGTCGGTCCCCGCCGGGGAGGCCGGGGAGAGCGCTCCGCCGCCCGCCCCGGACGGTGCGGCCGAACCCGGCCCCCGGCAGGACCCCGAGACCGGGCCGTCCGAGCCGGCCCGGCAGCCGGTGCTGGTCGGGTACGGGGTGCGGCCCGGCGCCACCCGCCGCCGCCCCCGCAAGCGGCCCGCGGCCATCCGCCACGCCCGGCCCGCCCCCGCGCCCCATGCCCTGGCCAAGCCGCCGGTCCGCAAACTGGCCAGGGACCTGGGCGTCGATCTGTCCACCGTCACCGGCACCGGCCCCCACGGCACGATCACCCGCGAGGACGTGCGCCAGGCCGCCGAACGCGCCGCGACCTCCCCGGCGCCGCCCGCCGTCGAACGCCCGGGTTTCGCCGAAGTCCCGCAGGCACCGGTGCACGAGGGGCGAGGCCCTGCCGAGATGCCGCAGGAGGCCGGCGGCGTTCCCGGCGGGGAAGCGGTACGCGGTCTCACTGAGATGCCCGGAGGTGTTCTGCCCGGACGCCAAGGGCGGGGACCTGCCGAAATGCCGGGCGGGCTCGCCGAAGTTTCGGCGCCTGGAGAAGCACGGGCCGTCCAGGAAGGCGCGGCGGGACCCGCCGTCCCCTCGGCCGGCGGCCGGGAGGAGCGCGTCCCGGTTCGCGGGGTGCGCAAGAGCACCGCCGCGGCGATGGTCGGTTCGGCGTTCACCGCGCCGCAGGTCACCGAGTTCCTGCAGGTGGACGTCACCGAGACGATGGAGACGGTGCGGCGGCTGCGGGAGCTGCCGGAGTTCGCCGAGCTGAAGGTGACCCCGCTGCTGCTGGTCGCCAAGGCGCTGCTGACGGCGGTGCGGCGGCACCCGATGATCAACTCCTCTTGGGCGGACGGCGGCGAGGCCGGCGATGAGATCGTGGTCAGGCACTACGTCAACCTCGGCATCGCCACCGCCACCTCGCGCGGCCTGCTCGTCCCCAACGTCAAGGACGCCGACCGGCTGACGCTGCCCGAGCTGGCGGCGGCGCTGGGCCGGCTGGTCGAGGAGGCCCGCGCCGGGCGGGCCCGGCCGGCCGATCTGACCGGCGGGACGATCACCATCACCAACATCGGGGTCTTCGGGGTGGACGCCGGCACTCCGATCCTGACCCCGGGCGAGGCCGCCATCTTGGCGTTCGGGCAGATCCGGGACATGCCCTGGGTGCATCAGGGCGAGCTGGCGGTCCGCAAGGTCACCACGCTGGCGCTGACGTTCGATCACCGCATCGTGGACGGCGAGCTCGGCTCGGCCGTGCTGCGCGACATCGGCGCCATGCTGGAGAACCCGCTGCGCCTGCTCGCCTGGAGCTGA
- a CDS encoding TetR/AcrR family transcriptional regulator, producing MNRRRGTSEGGREKILRAALGCFSRDGVAGTPLGRLLSESGVSAGSFYHHFTGKEEVAAVLYAETLRGYQEGFLRELRRHADPQAAVAACVAFHIDWCRRHPDHARFLFTERPPGRQEPGGRELADYNRAFYTDVLAWWRQHEHHGALRPLDIVTAYVLWLGPAQELCRQWLTGRAPEPSPDQIALLGEAAWQALRQPDSRPSQKGSRT from the coding sequence GTGAACAGGCGGCGAGGGACCTCCGAGGGCGGCAGGGAGAAGATCCTGCGGGCGGCGCTCGGCTGTTTCAGCCGGGACGGGGTGGCCGGCACCCCGCTCGGCCGGCTGCTGTCGGAGAGCGGGGTGAGCGCCGGCAGCTTCTACCACCACTTCACCGGCAAGGAGGAGGTCGCCGCCGTCCTCTACGCCGAGACGCTCCGCGGCTACCAGGAGGGCTTCCTGCGGGAGCTGCGGCGGCACGCCGACCCGCAGGCCGCGGTCGCCGCCTGCGTGGCGTTCCACATCGACTGGTGCCGGCGGCACCCCGACCACGCCCGGTTCCTGTTCACCGAACGCCCGCCCGGCCGGCAGGAGCCGGGCGGACGGGAACTGGCGGACTACAACCGGGCCTTCTACACCGACGTGCTGGCCTGGTGGCGGCAGCACGAGCACCACGGCGCGCTGCGTCCCCTCGACATCGTCACCGCGTACGTGCTGTGGCTGGGGCCGGCCCAGGAGCTGTGCCGGCAGTGGCTGACCGGCCGGGCGCCGGAGCCGTCCCCCGACCAGATCGCACTGCTGGGCGAGGCGGCCTGGCAGGCCCTGCGGCAGCCGGATTCCCGGCCCTCCCAGAAAGGAAGCCGAACATGA